Below is a genomic region from Streptomyces ferrugineus.
GCGGCGCCGCTGCCCGCCGTCCGGCACGGCTGCTACCGGAACTCCCGCCTGGCGACGGTGCCGCTCGCGGTCAGCCTGTCGGTCAACCGGCGGCGGTGGTGGTCCGGCGTGGAGCGGTTCCTCTGCATCTCCGCGGCGCAGCGCGACGTCCTGGTGCGGTCCGGCATGCCGGCCGAGCGGCTGGCGGTCAAGCACAACTTCGTGCCCGACCCGGACGACCGCAGGACGGGCGCCGGCGAGCATCTGCTCTACCTCGGCCGGCTCGCGGAGGCCAAGGGCGTACGGCTGCTCATGGCCGCGTGGGACGAGCTCGCCGCGGACGGCGGGGTGGGCGTGCCGCTCGTGATCGCCGGCGCCGGGCCGCTGGAGCGAGAGGTGACCGCCTGGGCGGCGGGCCGGGACGACGTGCGCTGCGTCGGTCTGCTGGACCCGGCGGAGAGCCGCAAGGCCCTCGCGCGGTCGGTCGCCGTGGTGGCTCCCTCGACGTGGCTGGAGGCGTTCGGGCTGGTGGTCGTGGAGGCGATGGCGGCCGGGGTCCCGACCGTCGCGGCCGGGCACGGCGCCTTCGTGGAACTCGTCGAGGACGGGACGACCGGGCTGCTGCACCGGCCGGGCGACTCCGCCTCGCTCGCGTCCCGCATACGCCGGATCGCGGCCGAGCCGGGCCGCAACCGGGAGATGGGCCAGGCGGCCCGGCGCCGTTACGAGCGGGGTTTCAGCCCGGCCGTCGGCCTGGAGCGCCTGGTGGAGGAGTACCGCACCGCGATCGCGGGGCGGACGCAATCGATGGGGGACGGAATCAATGGGGGGCACTAGATGACACGATGCCGACTCTGCGGCTCGGCGGCGCTGGCGAGCGTCGTCGACCTCGGGGCGACGCCACCGTGTGAGAGCTTTCTCGCCGCGGACCGACTGGACCAGCCGGAGCCGGCGTACCCGCTGCACCTGCGGGTCTGCACGGACTGCTGGCTCGCGCAGCTCCCGCCGCTGATCACGCCGGAGGAGACGTTCACGCAGTACGCGTACTTCTCCTCCTACTCGACCTCCTGGGTGGAGCACGCGCGCACCTTCGTCGCCGGCGCCGTGCAGCGGGTGGGCCTCGGCCCCGACGCCTTCGTGGTCGAGGTCGCGAGCAACGACGGGTACCTGCTGAAGCACGTGGTGGACCGGGGGATCCGCTGTCTGGGCATCGAGCCGTCGGTGAACGTGGGCGCCGCGGCACGGGACGCGGGGGTGCCCACGCTCACGGAGTTCCTGACCCCGGACACCGGCTCGGGCGTCCGCGCCGAACACGGCCCGGCGGACCTGGTCGTGGCCAACAACGTGTACGCGCACATCCCCGACGTGGTCGGCTTCACCCAGGGGCTGCGCGCCCTGGTCGCCGACGACGGCTGGGTCTCCGTCGAGGTGCAGCACCTGCTGACCCTGATCGAGCGGAACCAGTACGACACGATCTACCACGAGCACTTCCAGTACTACACGGTGGCGTCCGCGATCCGAGCTCTCGCGAGCGGCGGACTCGCGCTCGTGGACGTCGAGTTGCTGCCGACGCACGGCGGCTCCATCCGGCTGTGGGCCCGGCCGGCCGAGGCGGCCGGTGAGCCGACCCGGCGGGTGGCCGACGTGCTGGCCCGGGAGAAGGCCGCCGGGCTGCAGGAGCTGTCCGGGTACACCGAGTTCTCCGCCCGGGTGGCCAAGGTGCGCCGGGACCTGCTGAAGTTCCTCATCGAGGCGGCCGAGCGCGGCGAGACGGTCGTCGGCTACGGCGCCCCCGGCAAGGGCAACACCCTGCTCAACCACTGCGGCATCCGCCCCGACCTGCTCCCGTACACGGTCGACCGCAACCCCTACAAGCACGGCAGGTTCACCCCGGGCACCCGCATCCCGATCCTGCCGCCCGAGCAGATAGCCGCCGACCGACCGGACTACGTCCTCGTCCTCCCGTGGAACCTCCGGGACGAACTGGTCGAGCAACTGTCCTTCATCCACGACTGGGGCGGCCGGCTGGTCTTCCCCATCCCGGAACTGAGCGTTGTCGAGGTCGCATCTGGAAAGGGCACAGCATGAAGGTCGTTCTGTTCTGCGGCGGTTACGGGATGCGGATGCGCAACGGAACCGCCGACGACGTGCCCAAGCCGATGGCGATGGTCGGCCCCCGGCCGCTGATCTGGCACGTCATGCGCTACTACGCGCACTACGGGCACCGGGAGTTCATCCTGTGCCTCGGGTACGGGGCCCACCACATCAAGGACTTCTTCCTCAACTACGAGGAGACGACGTCCAACGACTTCGTGCTGCGCAACGGGCAGACCGAGTTGCTGTCCACCGACATCTCGGACTGGACGATCACGTTCGCTCAGACCGGCGTCGAGTCACCCATCGGGGAACGGCTGCGCCGGGTGCGGCACCACCTGGACGGCGACGAGATGTTCCTCGCCAACTACGCCGACGTGCTCACCGACGCCCCGCTGCCGGAGATGATCGACCGGTTCGCCCGGCGCGACGCCGGCGCCTCGATGATGGTGGTGCCGCCGCAGTCCTCGTTCCACTGCGTGGACCTGGGCGAGGACGGCCTGGTGGGCGGCATCACCGCGGTGAGCGAACTGCCGCTGTGGGAGAACGGCGGCTACTTCGTGCTGCGCCAGGAGGTCTTCGACCACATACCTCAGGGCGGGGACCTGGTCGCCGACGGATGCGCCCAACTGGCCAAGCGCGGCCGCCTGGTGGCGCACCGGCACCGCGGCTTCTGGAAGCCGACCGACACCGTGAAGGAGCGGGCCGCGCTGGACGCCGCCTACGCCCGGGGCGAGCGCCCGTGGGCCGTGTGGGAGCGGGACGACATCACGGGGGTACGGGCGTGATCCGGCTCGGGGCCGGGCCCCTGGAGCGGATCGTCGCGGTGGGCGCGCACTGCGACGACATCGCCATCGGCGCGGGCGGCACGCTGCTGACGCTGTGCCTGGCACGGCCGGGCATCCGCGTCGACGCGCTGGTGCTCTCCGGCGGCGGCAGCGAGCGGGAGCGGGAGGAGCAGGCCGCGCTCGCCGCCTTCTGCCCGGGCGCCGACCTGCGGCTGACCGTGCTCAAGCTGCCGGACGGCCGGATGCCCGCGCACTGGGACGAGGCCAAGTCCGCGGTCGAGGAACTGCGGATGCGGACCGAGCCGGATCTCGTGCTGGCCCCGCGCACCGATGACGCGCACCAGGACCACCGCGGCCTGGCGAAGCTGATGACCACCGGATTCCGCGACCACCTCGTGCTCGGCTACGAGATCGTCAAGTGGGACGGCGATCTCGGCCGGCCGGCGGCGTACCAGCCGCTGTCACCGGAGATCGCCGAACAGAAGGTGCGGCTGCTGCAGGAGCACTACCCCTCGCAGCGGCACCGGCCCTGGTACGACCGGGAGGCCTTCCTCGGCCTCGCACGGATCCGCGGCATCGAATGCCACGAGCGCTACGCCGAGGCGTTCGCCGCCACCAAACTCACGCTCAACCTGGGGGGTTGAACCTTGCGCGTACTACTGACCGGACACCAGGGCTATCTGGGCACCGTGATGGCCCCGGTCCTCGCCGCCGCCGGACACGAGGTCGTCGGCCTCGACGCCGGCCTGTTCGCCGACTGCGTCCTCGGCCCGCCGCCCGCGGACCCGCCGGGGCACCGGGTGGACCTGCGCGACGTCACGGCCGAACACGTGGCCGGCGTGGACGCCGTGATCCACCTGGCCGCGCTGTCCAACGACCCGCTGGGATCGCTGGCGCCGGAGCTCACCTACGACATCAACCACCACGCGTCCGTACGGCTGGCCCGGCTGGCCCGCGACGCCGGAGTGCGGCGCTTCCTGTACGCCTCCACCTGCTCGGTCTACGGCGCCGCCGGCGGCGACGACCTGGTGGCCGAGGACGCCCCGCTGCGCCCGGTGACGCCGTACGCGGAGTCCAAGGTGCGGGTCGAGGACGATCTGCACGCGCTGGCCGACGGCGACTTCACCCCGGTGTTCATGCGCAACGCCACCGCCTTCGGCCACTCGCCCCGGCTGCGCGCCGACATCGTGCTGAACAACCTGGTGGGCCACGCGCTGCTGTCCGGCGAGGTCCTCGTGCTCTCCGACGGCACCCCCTGGCGGCCGCTGGTGCACGCCGCCGACATCGCGCGGGCCTTCACGGCCGCGCTGACCGCGCCGCGCGACGCGGTGCACGACCGGGCGTTCAACATCGGCAGCGAGATCAACAACGTCACCGTCGCCGAGATCGCCGGGCAGGTCGCCGAGGCGGTGTCCGGCGCGAAGGTGGTGATCACCGGCGAGACCGGTGCCGATCCGCGGTCGTACCGGGTGGACTTCTCCCGGTTCCGCGCCGCGGTGCCCGGCTTCGACTGCGAGTGGACGGTGAAGCAGGGCGCGCTCGAACTCGCCGACGCCTACCGCGAACACGGGCTGACCCGGGAGGACTTCGACCGGCGCTTCACCCGCCTCGCCGTGCTGCGCGCGGCGTCCGACGCCGGCACCGTCGACGACACCCTGCGGCGGCGCCGGTGACCGCGGCCTGCTCCGGCGAGGAGATGTACGCGCTGGTGGAGCGGATGTACCCGCTCTGCCGGTCGATCACGGGCGACGGCGTGCGCGCCACCCTCGACATCGTGGGCGAGTACATCCCGCTCCAGGTGCACGAGGTGCCGACCGGGACCCAGGTGCTGGACTGGACGGTGCCGCAGGAGTGGAACATCCGGGACGCGTACATCGCCGACGCCGCCGGCCACCGGGTCGTCGACTTCGCCGCGTCCAGCCTGCACGTGCTCGGCTACAGCGTGCCGGTGTCGCGAACCATGCCCCTGTCCGAGCTGCGCGCGCACCTGCACACCCTGCCGGACCGCCCGTCCTGGGTGCCGTACCGCACCAGCTACTACCAGCCGGAATGGGGGTTCTGCCTGGCCCAGGAGACCCTGGACGCGCTGCCGGACGGCGACTACGAGGTGTGCGTCGACTCCACCCTCGCGGACGGCCACCTCACCTACGCCGAGCATGTGATCCCCGGTCAGGTCCCCGACGAGGTGATCGTCTCCAGCCACGTCTGCCACCCTTCGCTGGCCAACGACAACCTGGCCGGCATCGCGGTGGCGACGTTCCTGGCCAGGGCGCTGGCGGAGCAGACGCCGTACTACACCTACCGGTTCCTCTTCGCGCCCGGCACCATCGGGGCGATCACCTGGCTGGCCCGCAACAAGGAGCGGGTGGAGCGGGTCAAGCACGGGCTGGTGCTGGCCTGTGCGGGCGACCGGGGCTCGCTGACGTACAAGCAGAGCAGGCGCGGCGACGCGGAGATCGACCGGGTGCTGCGGCATGTGCTGACCGCCTCCGAACGCCCGCACCGCATCGCCGAGTTCACTCCGTACGGCTACGACGAGCGGCAGTTCTGCTCCCCCGGGTTCGATCTCGGCGTGGGCTCGCTCAGCCGGACCCCGTACGCGGGTTACCCCGAGTACCACACCTCGGCGGACAACCTGGACTTCGTCTCCCCGGAGGCGATGGCGGACACCCTCGCGGTCTGCCGCGAGGCGTTCGCCGTCCTCGACCGCAACCGGCGGTACCTCAACCTCAGCCCCTACGGCGAACCACAGCTGGGCCGACGTGGGCTGTACGACGCGCTCGGCGGCCGCAGCGACACCAAGCAGGCGCAGCTGGCCATGCTCTGGGTGCTCAACCTCTCCGACGGCGAGCACAGTCTGCTGGAAGTCGCCGAGCGCTCCGGGCTGCCGTTCAGCGCCGTCGCCGCCGCGGCCGACGCCCTGCACGGCGCCGGGCTCGTCAAGGCGTGACGCCGATGACCACCGAGGAGGAGAAGACCAGGCCGACGGCAGCGAGGGCCAGGCGGGCCGTCGTCGGCAGGCTGTCCTGGGGACTGGCCGACCAGGCGGCCTCCAGCATCGGCAACTTCCTGGTGGGGATGTACGTGGCACGCTCGCTGGGGCTGGCCGCGTTCGGCGCGTTCACCCTGGTCTGGGTGACCTACGGCGTGGTGCTGAACGTCTCCCGCGGGCTCGCCTCCGATCCGCTCGTGGTGCGCTTCAGCGGCGTGCCGGACGCGTCCTGGCGTGCGGCGACGGCCCGGGCGTCGGGTACCGCGCTGGGCGTCGGTGCCGTCATCGGCGTGGTGTCCGTGGCGGTCGGGCTGAGTCTCGGAGGCCGGTTGGGGGGAGCGTTCGTCGGCCTCGCCATCGTGCTGCCGGGGCTGCTCCTGCAGGACGCCTGGCGATTTGCGTTCTTCGCCGCGGGCGCCGGGCGGAAGGCGTTCGTCAACGACGTCGTGTGGGGCGTCGCGCTCGTCCCTGCCTTGGTGATGGCGGCCAAGGCAGGCAGCGTGGCGGGCTTCGTGCTCGCCTGGGGCGGGTCCGCCGCGGTGGCCGCGGGGTACGGCTGCTTCCAGTCCGGTATCCGGCCCAGGCCGGCCCTGGCGCGGGCGTGGCTGCGCGAGCAGCGCGACCTCGGCTACCGGTACCTGGTCGAGAACGTCAGCCTCAGCGGGGCGAGCCAGCTGCGGGCGTACGGGCTCGGCGCGATCGCCGGGGTCGGCGCGGTGGGTGCGGTCCGGGGCGCCGAACTCCTGCTCGGCCCGTTCCTCGCCGTGCTGATGGGCCTTTCGCTCGTCACCGTACCGGAGGCGGCACGGGTGCTGCGGCAGGCCCCGCACAAGCTGGGCAGGTTCTGCGGTCTGCTCTCCGGCGCGCTGGCCGCCGCCGCGCTGCTGTGGGGCGGCGCGCTGCTCCTGGTGCCGGACTGGGCCGGCGAGCACCTGCTCGGCCAGGTCTGGGACTCCGCCGCCCAGCTCATCGTGCCGATCTCGCTCGGCGTCTGTGCCGTCAGCTTCGGCGTCGGCGCGGCGGCAGGGCTGCGCGCGCTCGCCGCGGCCGAGCGCAGCCTGCGCTGCCAGCTGTTCGCCTCCGCCTGCTACGTCGGCGGCGGCCTCGCCGGGGCGGCCGCGGCCGGCGCGGTCGGCTCGGCCTGGGGCGTCGCCGCCGCGAACGCCTGCGGCTCCGCCGTGTGGTGGCTGCATCTGCGGGCCGCCCTGCGCGAGCGCCACCACAACTCCGTTCCCGAAGTGAGGACTTCATGACCGCGCAACCCAGGCTGAGCATCGGCCTGCCCGTCTACAACGGCGAGGAGTACCTCGCCGAGTCGCTCGACGCCCTGCTCGGCCAGACCTACGAGGACTTCGAGCTGGTCATCTCCGACAACGCCTCGACCGACGGGACCCAGGAGATCTGCCGCAAGTACGCAGCCCAGGACCCCCGCATCCGGTACATCCGGCTGGCCCGGAACATCGGTGCCGCGCCCAACCACAACTACGTGTTCACCGAGTGCCGCGGCGAGCTGTTCAAGTGGGCCTCGCACGACGACCTGTACGCCCGGGACCTGCTGCGGCGCTGCGTCGAGGCGCTGGACGAGCGGCCGGACGTAGTCCTCGCCCACGCCGACCAGGCGGTCATCGACGGCGACGGCAAGGTGAAAGTCCCGTACGACTACACGCTCGCCACCGCCTCCCCGCACGCGCCGGAGCGCTTCCGCAGCTTCCTGTTCGAGCCCGGCGGCGACGACTTCTACGGCGTGCTGCGGGCCGACATGCTGCGCAAGGTCAGGCCGCACGACAGCTACCACCACGCGGACCGCACGTTCGTCGCCCAGATCGTCCTGCAAGGCCCCTTCCACCAGGTGCCGGAGCTGCTGTACTTCCGCCGCGACCACCCCACCCGCGCCGAGCGGGCGAACCCGTCCAAGCGCTCCCGGTGCGTCAACCTGGACCCGCGCCGGGCAGGCCCGCTGCACCCGACGCCCCGGTTGCTCGCCGAGTACGTCTGGGGTTTCGTCTCGGTGATCCGGCGGGCGCCGTTGTCCCCGACCGACCGGCGCGCGTGCTACCGCCACCTGGCCTCATGGATGGCCAGCCGGGTCCGGCCGGGCGCCGGCGAGCGGGTCGAGGACCGCGCCCCGGTCGACCCGGGTCGACTCACCGTCTCCGTCGACGCCCTCGTCGCCGGCCGTGAAGGGAGGCAGGCGTGAGGACTCCGGTACGCGTCGGGCTGTTCGGCCTGCTCGGCTCCGGCAACCTCGGCAACGACGGCTCGCTCGAGGCCGTGCTCGGGTACCTCCGCGCCGAGCACCCGGAGGCGGTCGTGGACGCGCTGTGCGGCGGACCCGAGGTCGTATCGGCCCGGTACGGCATCCCCGCGACGCGGCTGAACTGGTACAGCGGCGAGTACCGGACCGCGTCGAGCGTGGGCGCGATCGCCGGGAAGGGTCTGGGCAAACTCGTCGACGCCGTCCGCACCGCAGCCTGGGTGCGCCGGCACGACGTGGTGATCGTGCCGGGCATGGGCGTCCTGGAGGCCACGCTGCCGCTGCGCCCGTGGGGCTTCCCGTACTCGCTGTTCCTGCTCTGCGCGAGCGGCCGGGTGTTTCGCACCCGGGTCGCGCTGGTCAGCGTCGGCGCCTCCGCGATCAGCCACCGGGCGACCCGAGCCCTGGTGCGCTGGTCGGCGCGGCTGGCCACGTACAGGTCGTTCCGGGGCGCCATGTCCCGCGACGCGATCCGGGCGATGGGCGTGGACACCGCGCGCGACGAGGTCTGTCCGGACCTCACGTTCGCCCTGCCGACCCCGCGCGCGAGCGCGCCCGCGGACCCGCCGGGCCCGGTCTGCGTCGGCGTGATGGACTTCCACGGCGGCAACGACGAGCGCGCCCGGGCCGAGGAGATCCACCGACGCTACCTCGACGGGACGACCCAGTTCGTCCGCGCGCTGGTCGAGGACGGCAGGCCGGTCCGGCTGCTCATCGGCGACGAGCTCGATGCGCCGGTGGCCGCCGCGATCCTCGACGCGGTGGGCTCGCCGCTCGTCACCGCCGCCGAGGCGACCTCGCTCGCCGACCTCATGAAGGAGGCGGCGGCTGCCGACGCCGTGGTGGCGACCCGCTACCACAACCTGGTCTGCGCGGTGAAGGTCGGCACGCCGACGCTCGCGCTCAGCTATTCGGCGAAGAGCGACGTGCTGATGGCGGAGATGGGCCTCGGCGCGTACTGCCACCCGGCCCGCGAGGTCGACGTCGACCAGCTGCTCGAGCAGTTCCGGGCGCTGGAGAAGCGATCGGCGGAGCTGCGGCGGGTCCTCGCCGAGCGGAACCTGGCCGCTGTCCGGCGCGTGGAACACCAGCTCACCGCCTTGACCGCGTCCCTGTTCCCGGCGACGGAGGCCTCATGAAGGCGACCGAAGTCCCTCAGATCGCCGGGGCGTATCTCTTCGAGCCGACCCCGTACGCCGACGAACGCGGCTTCTTCTGCCGCACCTTCGACGCCGACGTGGTCCGCTCGGTGGGCCTCGACCCGTGCGCCTTCGTCCAGGACAGCGTGTCCCGCTCGGTCCGGGGCGTACTGCGCGGGCTGCACCTGCGCTCCGGCACGGGCGAGGCCAAGCTGGTGCGGTGCTCGTACGGAAAGATCTTCGACGTGGTGGTGGATCTGAGGCCGGCCTCACCGACGTACCGGAACTGGACCTCCTTCGAACTGTCCGGCGAGACACAGGCGACGGTGTACATCCCGGCGGGATGCGCGCACGGCTTCCAGGCGCTGACCGAGACCGCCGACACCTCGTACCGGATCGACCGCCCGCACGACCCGGCCGAGGACGTGACGATCGCCTTCGACGATCCGGAGTTGGCGATCCCCTGGCCGCTGCCGGTCACCTCGATGTCCCAGCGGGACCGGGAGGCGCCGCGCCTCGCCGAGGTCCTGAAACACCAGGAAGGATGAAGTCGGCGTGGAAGAGCTCCTCCTCCCCAAGTCACAAGCGGCGAACGAGCAACTGCACACCCTGATCCCCGGAGGCGCTCACACCTACGCCAAGGGCGACGACCAGTACCCCGAGAACCTGGCCCCGGTCATCAGCCACGGCCGCGGTGCCCATGTGTGGGACATCGACGGCAACCGCTACATCGAGTACGGCTCCGGCCTGCGCTCGGTCAGCCTCGGCCACGCCCACCCGCGCGTGACCGAGGCGGTACGGCGCGAACTCGACCGCGGCAGCAACTTCGTGAGGCCGTCCATCCTGGAGGTCGAGGCCGCGGAACGCTTCCTGGCCACGGTGCCGACCGCCGAGATGGTGAAGTTCGCGAAGAACGGCTCCGACGTCACCACCGCCGCGGTCCGCCTCGCCCGCGCGGTCACCGGGCGCCCGCGGGTCGCCATCTGCGCCGACCACCCGTTCTTCTCCGTCGACGACTGGTTCATCGGCACCACGCCGATGTCCGCCGGCATCCCGGCGGCGACCACGGACCTCACCGTGGCGTTTCCGTACGGGGACCTGACCGCCACGGAGGAGCTGCTCACCCGGCACCGGGACGAGATCGCCTGCCTGATCCTCGAACCCGCCGGCCACACCGAGCCGCCGCCCGGCTACCTGGCCGGCCTGCGCGAACTGGCCGACCGGCACGGCTGCGTACTGATCTTCGACGAGATGATCACCGGCCTGCGCTGGTCCGAGGCGGGCGCTCAGGGCCTGTACGGCGTCGTCCCCGACCTCTCCACGTTCGGCAAGGCACTGGGCAACGGCTTCGCCGTCTCCGCGCTGGCCGGGCGCCGCGAGCTGATGGAGCGGGGCGGGCTGCGCCACTCCCACGACCGGGTGTTCCTGCTGTCCACCACGCACGGTGCGGAGACACACTCCCTGGCAGCCGCGATGGCCGTGCTCACCACGTACGTCGAGGAGGGCACGACCGCCCGACTGCACGCACTCGGCGAGCGGTTGGCCGACGGTGTCCGCGAGGCCGCGGCCGGCATGGGCGTCGGCGACTATGTCGTCGTCCGGGGCCGGGCCAGCAACCTGGTCTTCGCCACCCTCGACGAGAACGGCCGGCCGTCGCAGCCGTACCGCACCCTGTTCCTGCGCCGGCTCCTCGCGGGCGGGGTACTGGCCCCGTCGTTCGTGGTGAGCAGCGCGCTCAGCGAGGCCGACATCGACCGCACCGTCGAGGTGGTGGCCCAGGCATGCGCGGTGTACCGGAAGGCACTGGACGCCGCCGATCCCACGCCCTGGCTGGCGGGACGACCGGTGAAGCCGGTGTTCCGCCGCTTGGCATGACACTTGGCATGACATGACGTGCCGTGCCGTGCCGTGCCGTGCGTCAGGGACGCTCCCACCGACCGGCGTCGGCCAACCGGTCCACCACCCACGCGGTCGCCGGTACCACCGCCAGCGCGGTGCACCAGCCGCCGATGACGTCGGTCGGGTAGTGCGCCCCGAGGGCGACCTGCGCCCAGCCCATGGCGGCGCCGGCAACCAGCGCAGCGGCGAGCACGAGTGCGGCGCCGCCCGTCCTGCCGAGGCCGAACCGTCCCGCC
It encodes:
- a CDS encoding glycosyltransferase family 4 protein, translating into MHVLVVHNRYASAQPSGENRVVDQEVELLRAAGHRVEVFERRSDDIAARSLPGKVAVPLLVPWHPGVRKELAARLRAERPDVVHVHNVFPLLSPAVLAACADAGVPAVATLHNYTQVCPPGTLRRDGRPCTECVGAAAPLPAVRHGCYRNSRLATVPLAVSLSVNRRRWWSGVERFLCISAAQRDVLVRSGMPAERLAVKHNFVPDPDDRRTGAGEHLLYLGRLAEAKGVRLLMAAWDELAADGGVGVPLVIAGAGPLEREVTAWAAGRDDVRCVGLLDPAESRKALARSVAVVAPSTWLEAFGLVVVEAMAAGVPTVAAGHGAFVELVEDGTTGLLHRPGDSASLASRIRRIAAEPGRNREMGQAARRRYERGFSPAVGLERLVEEYRTAIAGRTQSMGDGINGGH
- a CDS encoding class I SAM-dependent methyltransferase, whose amino-acid sequence is MTRCRLCGSAALASVVDLGATPPCESFLAADRLDQPEPAYPLHLRVCTDCWLAQLPPLITPEETFTQYAYFSSYSTSWVEHARTFVAGAVQRVGLGPDAFVVEVASNDGYLLKHVVDRGIRCLGIEPSVNVGAAARDAGVPTLTEFLTPDTGSGVRAEHGPADLVVANNVYAHIPDVVGFTQGLRALVADDGWVSVEVQHLLTLIERNQYDTIYHEHFQYYTVASAIRALASGGLALVDVELLPTHGGSIRLWARPAEAAGEPTRRVADVLAREKAAGLQELSGYTEFSARVAKVRRDLLKFLIEAAERGETVVGYGAPGKGNTLLNHCGIRPDLLPYTVDRNPYKHGRFTPGTRIPILPPEQIAADRPDYVLVLPWNLRDELVEQLSFIHDWGGRLVFPIPELSVVEVASGKGTA
- a CDS encoding sugar phosphate nucleotidyltransferase yields the protein MKVVLFCGGYGMRMRNGTADDVPKPMAMVGPRPLIWHVMRYYAHYGHREFILCLGYGAHHIKDFFLNYEETTSNDFVLRNGQTELLSTDISDWTITFAQTGVESPIGERLRRVRHHLDGDEMFLANYADVLTDAPLPEMIDRFARRDAGASMMVVPPQSSFHCVDLGEDGLVGGITAVSELPLWENGGYFVLRQEVFDHIPQGGDLVADGCAQLAKRGRLVAHRHRGFWKPTDTVKERAALDAAYARGERPWAVWERDDITGVRA
- a CDS encoding PIG-L deacetylase family protein, whose translation is MIRLGAGPLERIVAVGAHCDDIAIGAGGTLLTLCLARPGIRVDALVLSGGGSEREREEQAALAAFCPGADLRLTVLKLPDGRMPAHWDEAKSAVEELRMRTEPDLVLAPRTDDAHQDHRGLAKLMTTGFRDHLVLGYEIVKWDGDLGRPAAYQPLSPEIAEQKVRLLQEHYPSQRHRPWYDREAFLGLARIRGIECHERYAEAFAATKLTLNLGG
- a CDS encoding NAD-dependent epimerase/dehydratase family protein; the protein is MRVLLTGHQGYLGTVMAPVLAAAGHEVVGLDAGLFADCVLGPPPADPPGHRVDLRDVTAEHVAGVDAVIHLAALSNDPLGSLAPELTYDINHHASVRLARLARDAGVRRFLYASTCSVYGAAGGDDLVAEDAPLRPVTPYAESKVRVEDDLHALADGDFTPVFMRNATAFGHSPRLRADIVLNNLVGHALLSGEVLVLSDGTPWRPLVHAADIARAFTAALTAPRDAVHDRAFNIGSEINNVTVAEIAGQVAEAVSGAKVVITGETGADPRSYRVDFSRFRAAVPGFDCEWTVKQGALELADAYREHGLTREDFDRRFTRLAVLRAASDAGTVDDTLRRRR
- a CDS encoding DUF4910 domain-containing protein, with the protein product MYALVERMYPLCRSITGDGVRATLDIVGEYIPLQVHEVPTGTQVLDWTVPQEWNIRDAYIADAAGHRVVDFAASSLHVLGYSVPVSRTMPLSELRAHLHTLPDRPSWVPYRTSYYQPEWGFCLAQETLDALPDGDYEVCVDSTLADGHLTYAEHVIPGQVPDEVIVSSHVCHPSLANDNLAGIAVATFLARALAEQTPYYTYRFLFAPGTIGAITWLARNKERVERVKHGLVLACAGDRGSLTYKQSRRGDAEIDRVLRHVLTASERPHRIAEFTPYGYDERQFCSPGFDLGVGSLSRTPYAGYPEYHTSADNLDFVSPEAMADTLAVCREAFAVLDRNRRYLNLSPYGEPQLGRRGLYDALGGRSDTKQAQLAMLWVLNLSDGEHSLLEVAERSGLPFSAVAAAADALHGAGLVKA
- a CDS encoding MATE family efflux transporter, encoding MTTEEEKTRPTAARARRAVVGRLSWGLADQAASSIGNFLVGMYVARSLGLAAFGAFTLVWVTYGVVLNVSRGLASDPLVVRFSGVPDASWRAATARASGTALGVGAVIGVVSVAVGLSLGGRLGGAFVGLAIVLPGLLLQDAWRFAFFAAGAGRKAFVNDVVWGVALVPALVMAAKAGSVAGFVLAWGGSAAVAAGYGCFQSGIRPRPALARAWLREQRDLGYRYLVENVSLSGASQLRAYGLGAIAGVGAVGAVRGAELLLGPFLAVLMGLSLVTVPEAARVLRQAPHKLGRFCGLLSGALAAAALLWGGALLLVPDWAGEHLLGQVWDSAAQLIVPISLGVCAVSFGVGAAAGLRALAAAERSLRCQLFASACYVGGGLAGAAAAGAVGSAWGVAAANACGSAVWWLHLRAALRERHHNSVPEVRTS
- a CDS encoding glycosyltransferase family 2 protein; the protein is MTAQPRLSIGLPVYNGEEYLAESLDALLGQTYEDFELVISDNASTDGTQEICRKYAAQDPRIRYIRLARNIGAAPNHNYVFTECRGELFKWASHDDLYARDLLRRCVEALDERPDVVLAHADQAVIDGDGKVKVPYDYTLATASPHAPERFRSFLFEPGGDDFYGVLRADMLRKVRPHDSYHHADRTFVAQIVLQGPFHQVPELLYFRRDHPTRAERANPSKRSRCVNLDPRRAGPLHPTPRLLAEYVWGFVSVIRRAPLSPTDRRACYRHLASWMASRVRPGAGERVEDRAPVDPGRLTVSVDALVAGREGRQA
- a CDS encoding polysaccharide pyruvyl transferase family protein, which encodes MRTPVRVGLFGLLGSGNLGNDGSLEAVLGYLRAEHPEAVVDALCGGPEVVSARYGIPATRLNWYSGEYRTASSVGAIAGKGLGKLVDAVRTAAWVRRHDVVIVPGMGVLEATLPLRPWGFPYSLFLLCASGRVFRTRVALVSVGASAISHRATRALVRWSARLATYRSFRGAMSRDAIRAMGVDTARDEVCPDLTFALPTPRASAPADPPGPVCVGVMDFHGGNDERARAEEIHRRYLDGTTQFVRALVEDGRPVRLLIGDELDAPVAAAILDAVGSPLVTAAEATSLADLMKEAAAADAVVATRYHNLVCAVKVGTPTLALSYSAKSDVLMAEMGLGAYCHPAREVDVDQLLEQFRALEKRSAELRRVLAERNLAAVRRVEHQLTALTASLFPATEAS
- the rfbC gene encoding dTDP-4-dehydrorhamnose 3,5-epimerase, which produces MKATEVPQIAGAYLFEPTPYADERGFFCRTFDADVVRSVGLDPCAFVQDSVSRSVRGVLRGLHLRSGTGEAKLVRCSYGKIFDVVVDLRPASPTYRNWTSFELSGETQATVYIPAGCAHGFQALTETADTSYRIDRPHDPAEDVTIAFDDPELAIPWPLPVTSMSQRDREAPRLAEVLKHQEG
- a CDS encoding glutamate-1-semialdehyde 2,1-aminomutase, giving the protein MEELLLPKSQAANEQLHTLIPGGAHTYAKGDDQYPENLAPVISHGRGAHVWDIDGNRYIEYGSGLRSVSLGHAHPRVTEAVRRELDRGSNFVRPSILEVEAAERFLATVPTAEMVKFAKNGSDVTTAAVRLARAVTGRPRVAICADHPFFSVDDWFIGTTPMSAGIPAATTDLTVAFPYGDLTATEELLTRHRDEIACLILEPAGHTEPPPGYLAGLRELADRHGCVLIFDEMITGLRWSEAGAQGLYGVVPDLSTFGKALGNGFAVSALAGRRELMERGGLRHSHDRVFLLSTTHGAETHSLAAAMAVLTTYVEEGTTARLHALGERLADGVREAAAGMGVGDYVVVRGRASNLVFATLDENGRPSQPYRTLFLRRLLAGGVLAPSFVVSSALSEADIDRTVEVVAQACAVYRKALDAADPTPWLAGRPVKPVFRRLA